In Dyadobacter subterraneus, a single genomic region encodes these proteins:
- a CDS encoding TetR/AcrR family transcriptional regulator: MAISDRKLREKEDLKKRILEAAKLLFLEKGFEATSMRNIAEKVEFSPTTLYLYYKDKNDIVYALHQEGFKLLAQQLRIVSNIEQPYERLKRMGRIYLQFAEENPDFYELMFVRQGPIIHVQKHNHDEWEEGSRTYNVLYETVIECQKQGYFIDLKPHNISLIIWSTLHGICTLHMHMRLDCVKFEDDYEVDPEKSRPEYIYDTFISFLEKLK; the protein is encoded by the coding sequence ATGGCAATATCAGACCGGAAACTGCGGGAGAAGGAAGACTTAAAAAAGAGAATTCTTGAAGCGGCCAAGCTGCTTTTTCTTGAAAAGGGCTTTGAAGCAACTTCAATGCGAAATATTGCAGAGAAGGTTGAATTTAGTCCAACTACTTTGTATTTGTATTATAAGGACAAAAATGATATTGTTTACGCCTTGCATCAGGAAGGTTTCAAGTTGCTGGCACAGCAGTTAAGGATTGTTTCAAATATTGAGCAGCCCTATGAGCGCCTGAAAAGGATGGGCAGAATTTACTTACAATTCGCCGAGGAAAATCCGGATTTTTATGAATTGATGTTTGTCCGTCAGGGACCGATCATTCATGTACAAAAGCATAATCACGATGAATGGGAAGAAGGCTCGCGTACTTATAATGTGCTATACGAAACCGTGATCGAGTGCCAAAAACAGGGCTATTTTATAGATTTAAAACCGCATAATATTTCCTTAATCATTTGGTCAACATTGCATGGCATTTGCACCCTTCATATGCATATGCGGTTGGACTGTGTAAAATTTGAGGATGATTATGAAGTGGACCCCGAAAAATCAAGGCCTGAATATATTTATGACACCTTTATCAGCTTTTTGGAAAAGCTGAAATAA
- a CDS encoding ISAon1 family transposase: MDNHPVSCSQLGKYFHLDGKQLQEQYKNHISNYKDWDQREHAAEWLLYPENAGPYLSIDETSLSNGELYTIVTNKAAKGRKGSLLAMVKGTQAASVIEVLRKIPRRIRSKVREVTLDMAANMGMIVSRCFPKASKVIDRFHVQKLAYDAVQEVRIKYRWEALDQENQAIEAAKQANLPYQPEILGNGDTLKQLLVRSRYLLFKHYDKWTASQIQRSRLLFERYPLINQAYQLATGLGTIFRTGKTKEQAFKKLALWYNIVEDCALDSFKTVGRSIQTHYLDILNFFNNRSTNASAESFNAKIKAFRASSRGVRDIPFFLFRLTKLYA; encoded by the coding sequence ATTGATAATCATCCTGTAAGTTGTTCTCAGCTAGGCAAATATTTCCATTTAGATGGTAAACAACTTCAAGAGCAGTACAAAAATCATATCAGCAATTATAAGGATTGGGATCAACGCGAACATGCGGCAGAATGGCTTTTGTACCCTGAAAATGCCGGTCCGTATTTAAGCATCGACGAAACGTCACTTTCCAATGGTGAACTATATACAATTGTAACTAATAAGGCCGCAAAGGGCAGAAAAGGTTCTTTGTTAGCAATGGTAAAGGGTACGCAAGCGGCATCAGTGATTGAGGTTTTGCGAAAAATACCCAGGCGCATTCGCAGTAAAGTACGTGAAGTAACCTTGGATATGGCCGCCAATATGGGAATGATCGTAAGTAGATGTTTCCCGAAAGCATCAAAGGTTATTGACCGTTTTCATGTCCAGAAATTGGCTTATGATGCGGTTCAGGAAGTTAGAATCAAATACAGATGGGAGGCATTGGATCAGGAAAATCAAGCTATTGAAGCTGCAAAGCAAGCTAATTTGCCTTATCAACCTGAAATTCTTGGCAATGGTGATACGCTTAAACAACTATTGGTAAGAAGCCGGTACTTACTTTTCAAGCATTACGACAAGTGGACTGCTTCGCAAATTCAGCGTTCCAGACTGCTGTTTGAGCGTTATCCACTTATTAATCAAGCCTACCAGTTAGCAACAGGGTTAGGGACGATTTTCCGGACTGGTAAAACCAAAGAACAAGCCTTCAAGAAGTTGGCACTTTGGTATAATATTGTCGAAGATTGCGCGCTTGATTCTTTTAAAACTGTCGGAAGATCTATTCAAACCCACTATTTGGACATCCTAAACTTCTTTAACAACAGAAGTACGAATGCTTCTGCTGAATCTTTCAATGCAAAGATCAAGGCATTTAGGGCATCATCCAGAGGTGTTCGGGATATTCCATTCTTCTTATTCAGGCTTACTAAACTATATGCTTAA
- a CDS encoding citrate synthase produces the protein MSEIAELIIEGKNYQFPVIEGSEKEKAIDIAKLRDQTGYITIDAGYKNTGATKSAITFLDGEEGILNYRGYSIEELAEKSSFLEVAYLLIYGELPTEEQFSAFEHEITTHTLVNEDMRKIFEGFPVNAHPMGVLSSLVSAMSAFYPETVDLDSPETTELHIIRLLSKLPTIATWSYKKSQGHPVNYPNNELDYCSNFLNMMFSLPVEKYKVDPVVSAALNKLLILHADHEQNCSTSTVRLVGSSHANIYSSISSGISALWGPLHGGANQEVIEMLEAIKNDGGDVQKYVDMAKDKSSGFRLFGFGHRVYKNFDPRARIIKKAADDVLNKLGISDPVLEIAQKLEKAALEDEYFVSRKLYPNVDFYSGIIYRALGIPTNMFTVMFAIGRLPGWIAQWKEMRANKEPIGRPRQVYVGAPKRAYVERSER, from the coding sequence ATGTCCGAAATAGCTGAATTAATCATTGAAGGTAAAAATTACCAGTTCCCAGTAATAGAAGGTAGTGAGAAAGAAAAGGCCATTGATATTGCTAAATTGCGTGACCAGACTGGTTACATCACCATAGATGCAGGTTATAAAAATACAGGCGCTACCAAAAGCGCTATTACTTTTTTGGATGGGGAAGAAGGGATATTAAACTACCGTGGATATTCGATTGAGGAACTGGCAGAAAAATCTTCATTTTTAGAAGTTGCCTATCTTTTGATTTACGGCGAGTTGCCAACAGAAGAACAATTTTCAGCTTTTGAGCACGAAATAACAACGCATACGCTTGTGAACGAAGATATGCGCAAAATTTTTGAAGGCTTCCCGGTAAATGCGCACCCAATGGGTGTCTTGTCTTCACTGGTAAGTGCAATGAGCGCATTTTATCCTGAAACGGTTGATTTGGATAGTCCTGAAACGACGGAACTACATATCATTCGTTTGCTTTCAAAATTGCCTACAATTGCAACCTGGTCATACAAAAAATCACAAGGACATCCGGTAAATTATCCAAATAATGAACTGGATTATTGCTCCAATTTCCTGAACATGATGTTTTCTTTGCCGGTTGAAAAATACAAGGTTGATCCTGTGGTTTCTGCTGCATTGAACAAACTTCTTATCCTGCATGCTGATCACGAACAGAACTGTTCAACATCAACTGTAAGACTGGTGGGTTCATCTCATGCCAATATTTATTCATCAATCTCTTCTGGTATCAGTGCTCTTTGGGGACCGCTTCACGGTGGTGCAAACCAGGAAGTTATTGAAATGCTTGAAGCGATCAAAAATGATGGTGGAGACGTTCAGAAATACGTGGATATGGCAAAAGACAAATCAAGCGGATTCCGTTTGTTTGGATTTGGTCACCGTGTTTATAAAAACTTTGATCCTCGTGCGCGTATCATCAAAAAAGCAGCTGACGATGTTTTAAACAAATTGGGAATCAGTGATCCTGTATTGGAAATTGCTCAAAAACTTGAAAAAGCGGCTTTGGAAGATGAATATTTCGTATCACGTAAATTGTATCCAAACGTAGATTTCTACTCAGGAATTATTTACCGTGCACTTGGTATTCCTACCAACATGTTCACAGTAATGTTTGCTATTGGCCGTCTGCCAGGCTGGATCGCTCAGTGGAAAGAAATGCGTGCAAACAAAGAACCAATCGGACGTCCGCGTCAGGTTTACGTTGGTGCTCCAAAACGTGCTTACGTAGAAAGAAGCGAAAGATAA
- a CDS encoding ISAon1 family transposase N-terminal region protein codes for MDKILNALQESYQALVRFLLPEGILDYFELSKIVEGLTGLNIYLEEKNLPPTEYNDQKLESKGFLPEVYIQDFPIRNQKVTLCIKRRRWEVKATGGIISRDWNLVQQGTRMTKEFADFLKAMY; via the coding sequence ATGGATAAAATATTGAACGCATTGCAAGAGTCTTACCAAGCCCTAGTTCGCTTCCTGTTACCCGAGGGTATCTTGGATTACTTCGAACTTTCTAAAATCGTGGAAGGTCTTACGGGACTGAACATTTATTTAGAAGAAAAAAACTTACCTCCTACCGAATACAATGATCAAAAACTAGAGTCCAAGGGCTTTTTGCCGGAAGTATACATTCAGGACTTTCCGATTCGTAATCAAAAAGTTACGCTCTGTATTAAGCGTCGTCGCTGGGAGGTCAAAGCTACTGGCGGGATCATCAGCAGAGATTGGAATTTGGTGCAGCAGGGGACTCGGATGACTAAAGAGTTCGCTGATTTTTTAAAAGCAATGTATTGA
- a CDS encoding efflux RND transporter periplasmic adaptor subunit codes for MKKIFKINPAILLLAATLLVSACKEKKKVEKTDSTIPVKIINSASLNQVQAVETSGLLSSENEARLSFKVGGIIRQILVKEGDHVRKGQLLATLNTTEISAQMSLAEENYLKAKRDAQRTQNLYRDSVNTKEQLQNSQTNLAITEKQMEISRFNLSHARIVAPTDGVVIKKLVNAGEQIEGGAPVLFISGVHNDDWVIKCGLTDKDWTRLKGNEKAEISFDAFPQTFTGSVKTLAQGSDVASGLFQAEIRVDKQNAKLVNGLFAKVSIYPKEKTDMISIPFDALIEGENDSAFVFVANGNVAMKKAVKVAYLEGSKAFILSGIVAGEKIIREGSAYLANGSVIKIVQ; via the coding sequence ATGAAAAAGATCTTTAAAATAAATCCAGCCATTCTATTATTAGCGGCTACACTTTTGGTTTCTGCATGTAAAGAAAAGAAAAAGGTTGAGAAAACGGATAGTACCATTCCTGTCAAAATTATAAATTCAGCGTCCCTGAATCAGGTTCAGGCTGTCGAAACTTCCGGGTTATTGTCTTCGGAAAATGAAGCGAGATTATCTTTTAAAGTGGGAGGAATTATCCGGCAAATTCTTGTTAAAGAAGGAGATCACGTGCGCAAAGGCCAGCTGTTGGCAACCTTAAACACGACAGAAATTTCCGCGCAAATGAGCCTAGCGGAAGAAAATTATCTGAAAGCAAAGCGCGATGCCCAACGTACACAAAATCTTTACAGGGATAGTGTGAACACCAAAGAGCAACTTCAGAACAGTCAGACCAATCTGGCTATTACGGAAAAGCAAATGGAGATTTCCCGTTTCAATCTTTCTCATGCACGTATTGTGGCGCCGACAGATGGTGTGGTTATTAAAAAACTGGTCAATGCCGGTGAGCAAATCGAGGGAGGTGCGCCGGTTTTATTCATAAGCGGTGTTCATAACGATGATTGGGTTATAAAATGCGGACTGACGGATAAAGACTGGACACGGCTGAAAGGAAATGAAAAAGCTGAAATTTCTTTTGACGCTTTCCCGCAGACTTTCACAGGAAGTGTGAAAACACTGGCTCAGGGAAGTGATGTAGCTTCGGGTTTATTTCAGGCTGAAATCCGGGTTGACAAGCAAAATGCGAAATTGGTAAACGGACTTTTTGCGAAAGTCAGTATTTATCCAAAAGAAAAAACAGACATGATTTCTATACCGTTTGATGCGCTTATCGAGGGAGAAAATGACAGTGCTTTTGTTTTTGTTGCGAATGGAAATGTAGCGATGAAAAAAGCGGTGAAAGTTGCATATCTGGAAGGAAGTAAGGCTTTTATTCTATCAGGAATAGTCGCCGGTGAAAAGATCATCCGGGAAGGATCGGCTTATCTGGCAAATGGATCGGTAATTAAAATAGTCCAATAA
- the miaA gene encoding tRNA (adenosine(37)-N6)-dimethylallyltransferase MiaA: MNPLLIILGPTASGKTHWANQVAARMNGEILSVDSRQVYRGMNVGTGKDLDEYIVDGRKIPYHLIDILDAGEKYNVNLFQKDFQTSFHDISSRGMVPVACGGTGFYFYALLKGHSYTDIPVDEKLRQKLEENSNEDLLVVFNNLPSSYQNLADTSTRKRLIRAIEISTFLQQNPEKEILLQTDLADIYNPIIFGLDPPAEIRRERISRRLDFRLKNGLIEEVESLLKSGINAEDLIYYGLEYKFVTQYLTGILSYNEMHTRLETEIHRFAKRQMTFFRKMEKDGILINWLDYNNTEEENIKRIITSYNSFIQNI; this comes from the coding sequence TTGAATCCCTTATTAATCATTTTAGGTCCAACCGCTTCCGGCAAAACACACTGGGCTAATCAGGTTGCGGCGCGAATGAATGGTGAAATTTTAAGTGTGGATTCCCGCCAGGTTTATCGCGGAATGAATGTTGGGACCGGGAAAGATCTGGATGAATATATAGTGGATGGTCGTAAAATTCCTTACCATCTGATCGATATTCTGGATGCGGGAGAGAAATATAATGTAAACCTTTTTCAAAAGGATTTTCAAACTTCGTTTCATGATATTTCAAGTAGAGGCATGGTTCCGGTAGCTTGTGGGGGAACGGGATTTTATTTTTATGCTTTGTTGAAAGGACATTCTTATACCGACATTCCGGTTGACGAAAAACTTCGGCAAAAGCTTGAAGAAAATTCTAACGAGGATTTGCTTGTCGTGTTTAATAATCTTCCAAGCTCCTATCAAAATCTGGCAGATACTTCCACCCGGAAACGGCTGATACGTGCGATAGAGATTTCAACTTTTTTGCAACAAAACCCTGAAAAGGAAATTTTGTTGCAAACCGATTTAGCTGACATTTATAATCCCATCATTTTCGGACTTGATCCGCCGGCAGAAATCCGGCGCGAACGTATTAGCCGCAGACTGGATTTTAGATTGAAAAACGGACTTATTGAAGAAGTCGAATCACTTCTGAAATCAGGAATCAACGCAGAAGACCTGATTTATTATGGCCTGGAATATAAATTTGTAACCCAGTATTTGACGGGAATTTTAAGCTATAATGAAATGCACACACGTCTCGAAACTGAAATTCACCGTTTTGCCAAACGCCAGATGACATTTTTCCGAAAGATGGAGAAGGATGGAATTTTGATCAACTGGCTTGATTACAATAATACGGAGGAAGAAAATATTAAGCGAATTATTACGTCCTACAATTCGTTTATTCAAAACATTTAA
- a CDS encoding DUF349 domain-containing protein encodes MAQEQHEGVESNAQEDLTQKTIDTLEIDLNNELTEELEEEAPDVDYSQLSKEQLVNLLENELSLINSEGVKPASLKKAEALAREIRPVLDHIKQTDRETALKVFIADTGSEDGFEFKYDAETQKIDALSREIRGLKNTYYQSVEKEKEKNFNVKTSLLQRLRTLLEEEGTRETDPSGMKSSWEEFKKIQEEWKSAGNIASPHNGTLWATYNALIDRYFSNRNIYFELKELDRRRNADLKAELCKKVEDLAKSLESRPMSKEILAEANHIFEEYKHLGPAPKEDQEKLWQRFKLALDQLYDAQRGQFAEQKKSMQENYDQKLKIYEAIVPFTTYNSGSIKEWNAKTKEVMAFQDQWVALKGIMPREEGKELSKKFWATLKTFFHNKGEFFRQLESKREQNLELKNQLCADAEAILATGEDTAANTQKVIELQKKWKAVGQVPEKYKDTIYDRFKKACDSYFDQKRSKNKEVEAEFEENLRRKTDLIERIEIAAANKDESSLDLLSAFKSEWASIGFVPKKDMQATQKRYIAAVNTYVSAIGKLSSKEKEQAVLESEVELVRDGESSRGLFRKENDIKRRVSQLENDISLWQNNIEFFAKSKTSDRLKAEFERKISSAQAQLEELKHQLSIIQEAI; translated from the coding sequence ATGGCACAAGAACAACACGAAGGGGTCGAAAGCAATGCGCAGGAAGACCTGACACAAAAAACGATTGATACCCTGGAAATTGATCTTAACAATGAATTGACGGAAGAACTGGAAGAAGAAGCGCCAGATGTAGATTATAGCCAATTGTCTAAGGAACAACTTGTTAATTTGTTGGAAAACGAGTTATCCTTGATTAATAGCGAAGGAGTGAAGCCGGCGTCTCTTAAAAAGGCTGAAGCTTTGGCTCGTGAAATCCGTCCTGTTTTAGATCATATCAAGCAAACCGACAGAGAAACTGCACTTAAAGTTTTTATAGCAGACACGGGCAGCGAAGATGGATTCGAATTTAAATATGATGCAGAAACGCAGAAAATAGATGCTCTTAGCCGCGAAATAAGAGGATTGAAAAATACTTATTACCAAAGTGTAGAAAAAGAAAAGGAGAAAAATTTCAATGTGAAAACTTCTCTTTTACAACGTCTGCGCACACTTTTGGAAGAAGAAGGAACGCGGGAAACAGATCCTTCGGGAATGAAATCCAGCTGGGAGGAATTCAAGAAGATTCAGGAAGAATGGAAATCTGCCGGTAATATTGCGTCTCCACACAACGGTACCCTTTGGGCAACCTATAATGCGTTGATCGACCGCTATTTCAGTAACCGGAATATTTATTTCGAGCTAAAAGAACTGGATCGTCGCCGCAATGCAGATCTGAAAGCTGAGTTGTGTAAAAAAGTAGAAGATCTGGCCAAATCCTTGGAATCCCGTCCAATGTCGAAGGAAATCCTGGCCGAGGCAAACCATATTTTTGAAGAATACAAACACCTTGGGCCTGCACCAAAAGAAGATCAGGAAAAACTTTGGCAGCGATTTAAATTGGCTTTGGATCAGTTGTACGATGCGCAGCGCGGACAATTTGCTGAGCAGAAAAAATCCATGCAGGAAAATTATGATCAGAAGCTGAAAATTTATGAAGCTATTGTTCCTTTTACTACCTACAATTCAGGAAGTATAAAAGAGTGGAATGCAAAAACCAAAGAGGTAATGGCGTTCCAGGATCAGTGGGTGGCTTTAAAAGGAATTATGCCTCGTGAAGAAGGTAAAGAGCTTAGCAAAAAATTCTGGGCTACGCTGAAAACTTTCTTTCATAATAAAGGAGAGTTTTTCCGTCAGCTGGAATCGAAGCGTGAACAGAATCTGGAATTGAAAAATCAGCTTTGCGCTGATGCAGAAGCAATTTTAGCGACTGGTGAAGATACTGCTGCCAATACACAGAAAGTTATTGAGCTGCAAAAGAAATGGAAAGCAGTAGGGCAGGTACCTGAAAAATATAAAGACACGATTTACGATCGTTTCAAGAAAGCTTGTGATTCTTATTTCGATCAGAAGCGCTCGAAAAACAAAGAAGTTGAAGCCGAGTTTGAAGAAAATCTTCGTCGCAAAACAGATCTGATCGAGCGTATTGAAATTGCTGCTGCTAACAAGGATGAATCATCTCTTGATCTGCTAAGTGCTTTTAAGAGCGAATGGGCTTCTATCGGCTTCGTACCAAAAAAGGATATGCAGGCAACACAGAAGCGTTATATTGCGGCTGTAAACACGTATGTAAGCGCAATTGGAAAATTGAGCAGCAAAGAAAAAGAACAGGCTGTGCTGGAAAGCGAAGTTGAACTGGTGCGTGACGGTGAGAGTAGTCGTGGGTTGTTCCGCAAAGAAAATGATATCAAACGCAGGGTTTCTCAACTTGAAAACGATATTTCTTTATGGCAGAATAATATCGAATTCTTCGCGAAGTCAAAAACTTCTGATCGTTTGAAAGCGGAATTTGAAAGAAAGATAAGCAGTGCTCAGGCGCAGCTTGAAGAGCTGAAACACCAACTGTCTATAATTCAGGAGGCTATATAA
- a CDS encoding TolC family protein has translation MITNLQTSWRFYLIILLITGLPELSRAQDTALQSYIKQGLENNQGLKQQKFLLQRNMFALKEAKTFFLPEVNFSGNYLDSRGGRKINLPIGDLLNPVYNSLNQLTNSSAFPEVKNISQTFNPNNYYDAKFRTSIPVFDAEIIYNSRIKKEEINFQQAEIDVYKRELVKDIQLGYYAYLQTLESIRILENATILAQENLRYNQTLVKNDKAIRTAVSRAENELIGLKAKLEDAKYQSVNAAAYFNFLLNQPFDTKIEAPQNQQVINETDTYVTGRREELTKLATLQDINSLSLQLAKSARLPKLSTFMDLGSQGDFLKFNNSTRYYLFGVTLSWQVFAANRTFYKSQQAEYQIKTTVEQINQVEQQLQLQAETAMNKLSSAKQIYEASKSQTVLSEQYYQDQRKLYREGQLLYLELLDAQNRLISDQLQQSISYLNVQTRAVELERARASYPLSN, from the coding sequence ATGATAACCAATCTTCAAACTTCATGGAGGTTCTACCTCATTATCCTGCTCATTACGGGTTTGCCTGAATTATCCAGGGCTCAGGATACAGCACTGCAATCTTATATAAAGCAAGGTCTTGAAAATAATCAAGGGCTTAAACAGCAAAAATTTTTGTTGCAACGGAACATGTTCGCTTTGAAAGAAGCGAAAACCTTCTTTCTCCCCGAGGTTAATTTTAGCGGTAACTATTTGGATTCCAGAGGTGGGAGGAAAATAAATCTGCCCATTGGTGATCTGTTGAATCCGGTTTACAATTCTCTAAATCAGCTCACGAATTCTTCCGCTTTTCCGGAAGTTAAAAATATCAGCCAGACTTTTAATCCTAACAACTATTACGATGCAAAATTCAGAACCTCGATTCCAGTTTTTGATGCCGAGATTATTTATAACAGCAGGATCAAAAAGGAAGAGATTAATTTTCAGCAGGCTGAAATAGACGTATATAAACGTGAGTTGGTAAAAGATATTCAATTGGGTTATTACGCTTATTTACAAACCCTTGAATCGATACGGATATTGGAAAATGCGACAATTCTTGCACAGGAAAATCTTCGTTACAATCAAACACTGGTTAAGAATGACAAGGCCATAAGAACTGCTGTGAGTCGGGCAGAAAATGAATTGATTGGTTTGAAAGCAAAGCTGGAAGATGCTAAATATCAATCGGTTAATGCCGCAGCATATTTTAATTTTTTACTTAATCAACCTTTTGATACCAAAATTGAAGCGCCTCAAAACCAACAGGTTATCAATGAAACTGATACGTATGTAACAGGCAGACGGGAGGAACTGACAAAACTTGCAACTTTACAGGATATTAATTCACTCTCTTTACAACTCGCAAAATCTGCGCGACTTCCCAAACTTTCTACATTCATGGATCTGGGTTCTCAGGGTGATTTCTTGAAATTTAATAATTCAACCCGTTATTATCTGTTTGGTGTGACTTTATCCTGGCAGGTATTTGCTGCAAACCGAACTTTCTACAAATCCCAACAGGCTGAATATCAAATTAAAACAACGGTTGAACAAATAAATCAGGTTGAACAGCAACTGCAATTACAGGCCGAAACGGCAATGAATAAACTGAGTTCGGCAAAACAAATTTACGAAGCATCTAAAAGCCAGACTGTTCTCTCCGAGCAATATTACCAGGATCAGCGGAAATTGTATCGCGAAGGCCAGCTACTATATCTGGAATTGCTTGACGCCCAGAACCGGTTGATCAGTGATCAGTTACAACAAAGTATTTCTTATTTGAACGTACAAACCCGTGCTGTTGAACTGGAACGTGCAAGGGCGAGCTATCCACTTTCTAATTAA
- the pdxH gene encoding pyridoxamine 5'-phosphate oxidase codes for MNQKIANIRSDYSQNGLHESELDANPLNQFNKWFDEVLKSGLSESNAMLLSTVDNGRPTGRIVLLKGVDETGFSFYTNYESKKGHEIAANPQVALTFFWKELERQVRIEGKIEKTSEKDSDDYFAIRPRGSQIGAWVSHQSEVIENREFLEEKQKSYEEKFEGITVPRPPHWGGYRVIPDYIEFWQGRPSRLHDRLAYVLKDGVWITERLSP; via the coding sequence ATGAACCAGAAAATAGCAAATATACGGTCGGATTACAGCCAGAATGGTTTACACGAATCAGAATTGGATGCCAACCCGTTAAATCAATTTAATAAATGGTTCGATGAAGTCTTAAAATCAGGACTTTCCGAATCAAATGCAATGCTTTTAAGTACAGTTGATAACGGACGGCCAACGGGAAGAATTGTTCTTTTGAAAGGTGTGGATGAAACCGGTTTTTCTTTCTATACCAATTATGAAAGTAAAAAAGGTCATGAAATCGCAGCCAATCCCCAGGTAGCACTTACGTTCTTTTGGAAAGAACTGGAACGCCAGGTCAGGATTGAAGGAAAGATTGAAAAAACATCAGAAAAAGATTCAGACGATTATTTTGCAATCCGCCCAAGAGGCAGTCAGATCGGAGCCTGGGTTTCGCATCAAAGCGAAGTAATTGAAAACCGTGAATTTCTTGAAGAAAAACAGAAATCGTATGAAGAAAAATTTGAAGGAATAACGGTACCACGCCCGCCACATTGGGGAGGCTATCGTGTCATTCCGGATTATATAGAATTCTGGCAGGGAAGACCAAGTCGTTTGCACGATCGTTTGGCTTATGTTTTGAAAGATGGTGTTTGGATAACCGAGCGCCTGTCGCCATAA